Proteins found in one Seonamhaeicola sp. S2-3 genomic segment:
- a CDS encoding GH92 family glycosyl hydrolase yields the protein MKYLKIVLITIVFYSCTKKEVQEPNVLHYVDPFISTEGDHGHWHPSALSPFGMVKLGPDTYPSSLTGDGDWAHSGYNYADTSVRGFSHLRTGSSGGGHIYDRAGLVSLMPFSLVKDSSWLASPIEAIDKKTEQASPGYYSVLFTNDSIRVELSATPYVGFHKYSFKENSPAKILFSAGKIDFNQIITFKQIDETTLEGELDVQGGIYFVAKFSHPLMEVKKLSDEVVALESQSTGAIICSFGNLNTPLMVKVGLSFTGIDGARKNLEATCKGWDFKEVKDEVANSWEKQLSSINVKGENNRDKRIFYTALYRTCFLPIVQSDFDGTYKGFDLELHKAKGYKYYNGFAFWDSFRTKYPLYSLFAPDVYSDIVSSIYDTYKQADNWDPFPNSNHKPHNSPLFRANGKNGYGNFSTVRHEHMLMVMTDAYFKGLYHDVLDIKKVYPHLKHEALLQMPESYDDIGYIPKRPDQTGEYCWDSWCLAKLAKHLGEDQDFTYFNKRSNYWKNTWDYNIKFFRAKDKDGNWLDFPKDPRENREKYTYEGTKWQWRWNALHDVDGMVEAMGGKNSFIDSLNYFFENNLYTAGNQIDLHAPLLFNRAGAPWLTQKWMNRLLTKPNTQLYGTHGYFETPITDYIYKDTPDGFLEEMDGDFGCMSAWYNLGAIGLYQICPGDTKYQISTPIFKEVSINLTNKNTTVETFQIFTKNFSKENIYIQSAKLNGKEINRSWIDYSEIAKGGTLELVLGATPNKLWGVN from the coding sequence ATGAAATATCTTAAAATTGTACTTATTACAATAGTTTTTTATAGTTGTACGAAAAAAGAAGTGCAGGAACCTAATGTATTACACTATGTTGATCCGTTTATAAGTACGGAGGGTGATCATGGGCATTGGCATCCGTCGGCATTATCGCCTTTTGGAATGGTTAAATTAGGTCCAGATACATACCCTAGTAGTTTAACAGGGGATGGAGATTGGGCTCATTCAGGCTATAATTACGCCGATACTAGTGTTCGTGGTTTTAGTCATTTAAGAACAGGAAGTTCGGGAGGCGGACATATTTATGATCGTGCAGGGCTTGTGTCGTTAATGCCATTCTCCTTGGTTAAAGATAGTAGTTGGCTAGCATCGCCTATTGAAGCTATAGATAAAAAAACAGAACAAGCTAGTCCTGGTTATTATAGTGTGTTATTTACCAATGATAGTATAAGAGTAGAGCTTTCAGCAACACCCTACGTGGGCTTCCATAAGTATTCTTTTAAGGAAAATAGTCCAGCTAAAATTCTTTTTTCAGCTGGAAAAATAGATTTTAATCAAATCATAACTTTCAAACAAATAGATGAAACAACCTTGGAGGGTGAGTTGGATGTTCAAGGAGGAATATACTTCGTTGCAAAATTTAGTCATCCATTAATGGAAGTAAAAAAGCTTTCTGATGAGGTTGTTGCATTAGAATCACAATCTACAGGAGCTATTATCTGTTCTTTTGGAAATTTAAATACCCCTTTAATGGTAAAAGTAGGTCTTTCTTTTACCGGAATTGATGGTGCTCGAAAAAATTTAGAAGCAACCTGTAAAGGCTGGGATTTTAAAGAGGTGAAAGATGAAGTAGCCAATTCATGGGAAAAACAATTGTCTTCAATTAATGTAAAAGGCGAAAATAATAGAGATAAAAGAATATTTTATACCGCTTTGTATCGAACATGTTTTTTACCAATTGTACAATCTGATTTTGATGGAACTTATAAAGGTTTTGACCTAGAATTACATAAGGCTAAAGGTTATAAATATTATAATGGTTTTGCTTTTTGGGATTCTTTCAGAACCAAGTATCCTCTTTATAGTTTGTTTGCCCCAGACGTGTATTCGGATATAGTGAGTTCTATTTATGATACTTATAAGCAAGCGGATAATTGGGATCCATTTCCTAATAGTAATCACAAACCACATAACTCTCCTTTATTTAGAGCTAATGGTAAAAATGGTTATGGTAATTTTAGTACTGTAAGACATGAACATATGCTTATGGTTATGACCGATGCTTATTTCAAAGGGTTGTATCATGATGTCTTAGATATAAAGAAAGTTTACCCACATTTAAAACATGAGGCTTTATTGCAAATGCCTGAAAGCTATGATGATATTGGCTATATTCCCAAAAGACCAGACCAAACAGGAGAATATTGTTGGGATAGTTGGTGTTTAGCTAAATTAGCAAAACATTTGGGTGAAGATCAAGATTTTACTTATTTTAATAAACGTTCAAATTATTGGAAAAATACGTGGGATTATAATATCAAATTTTTTAGAGCAAAAGATAAAGATGGAAATTGGTTAGATTTCCCAAAAGACCCACGAGAAAATCGTGAAAAGTACACATACGAAGGTACTAAATGGCAATGGAGGTGGAATGCATTACACGATGTAGATGGTATGGTTGAAGCCATGGGAGGGAAAAATTCGTTCATAGATTCACTCAATTATTTTTTCGAAAACAATTTATACACTGCAGGTAACCAAATAGATTTGCATGCCCCTTTATTGTTTAATAGAGCAGGAGCCCCATGGCTGACTCAAAAGTGGATGAATAGATTGTTAACAAAACCCAACACCCAACTATACGGCACTCACGGGTATTTTGAAACACCCATAACAGATTATATCTATAAAGATACACCCGATGGATTTTTAGAAGAAATGGATGGCGATTTTGGTTGTATGTCTGCATGGTATAATCTTGGCGCAATTGGTTTATATCAAATATGCCCAGGAGATACAAAATATCAAATTAGTACGCCTATTTTTAAGGAGGTATCTATCAATTTAACAAATAAGAATACAACGGTTGAAACATTTCAGATATTTACAAAAAATTTCTCAAAAGAGAATATTTATATACAATCTGCTAAGTTAAATGGAAAGGAGATAAATAGATCGTGGATAGATTATTCTGAAATAGCTAAAGGAGGTACTTTAGAGTTAGTTTTAGGTGCAACACCTAACAAATTATGGGGTGTAAATTAG
- a CDS encoding glycoside hydrolase family 28 protein yields the protein MKYRLSCHTSVFCIFVMMFLFGACKDVAKTKPVDAEVKKTYQKKTNNKEYLVTDFDVVGDGITLNTIAIQTLINRVHENKGGTLVFPKGQYLSGSLVMKSNVSFYLKEDAVLLGSTNPYHYKDVPMPDRPQSPKRDDYSNMAFLVAYKANNFKIYGEGKIDGQGRKLALAVDSLHHSGERIDPKYNYRRMRPNETARPKLLRFSMCKNVGILDLNLQNGSCWGLSFELCEKLKLDNLKIVNRAYWNNDGMDITDCRNVQITNCDVNSADDGICLKSYFPNFYNDSIYIANCTIKSSASAIKFGTASYGGFKNVTIENIEVFDTFRSAIAIESVDGGDIENIKVSNIIAKNTGNAIFIRLGHRGGKAPGSVKNIYLTDIKVEVPFGRPDIDYDLRGPEVDFFHNPFPSSIVGIPGHSIENVSIENVEITYPGRATKGMAYVPLSRLEQVPEKIKDYPEFSMFGELPAWAFYVKHTNNITFKNVKLQLENPDFRPAFVFHNVKGAHLNAVNVPKATQKQFVFKEHKNVVFSDNIKENSLIIK from the coding sequence ATGAAATATAGATTAAGTTGTCATACTTCGGTTTTTTGCATTTTTGTAATGATGTTTCTTTTTGGAGCTTGTAAAGATGTTGCCAAAACAAAACCAGTAGATGCTGAAGTAAAAAAAACATACCAAAAGAAAACAAATAACAAGGAATACTTGGTAACAGATTTTGATGTGGTTGGAGATGGTATAACTTTAAATACAATAGCCATACAGACACTAATAAATCGGGTTCATGAAAATAAAGGCGGTACCCTAGTATTTCCTAAAGGACAATATCTTTCTGGAAGTTTGGTAATGAAATCTAACGTAAGTTTCTATTTAAAAGAAGATGCTGTTTTGCTAGGGAGTACCAATCCTTACCATTATAAAGATGTGCCAATGCCAGACAGACCCCAATCGCCAAAAAGAGATGATTACTCTAATATGGCATTTTTAGTAGCTTATAAAGCCAATAATTTTAAAATTTATGGCGAAGGTAAAATTGATGGTCAAGGCAGAAAATTAGCACTGGCGGTAGATAGTTTGCATCATTCAGGAGAACGCATAGATCCAAAATATAACTACAGGCGCATGCGTCCCAACGAAACGGCAAGACCTAAGTTGTTAAGATTTTCTATGTGTAAAAATGTAGGTATATTAGACTTAAACCTTCAAAATGGATCCTGTTGGGGATTGTCATTCGAGTTATGTGAAAAATTAAAATTAGATAACTTAAAAATAGTTAACAGAGCTTATTGGAATAATGACGGTATGGATATTACCGATTGCAGAAATGTGCAAATTACCAATTGCGATGTAAATTCAGCCGATGATGGTATTTGCCTTAAATCTTATTTTCCTAATTTTTATAATGACAGTATTTACATAGCTAATTGCACAATAAAAAGTAGTGCAAGCGCCATAAAATTTGGCACAGCATCATATGGTGGTTTTAAAAATGTAACTATTGAAAATATTGAGGTTTTTGATACCTTTAGATCTGCCATAGCTATTGAAAGTGTTGATGGGGGTGATATTGAGAATATTAAAGTATCTAACATTATAGCTAAAAACACCGGGAATGCTATTTTTATTCGTCTTGGGCATAGAGGCGGAAAAGCCCCCGGAAGTGTTAAAAATATTTATTTAACAGACATCAAGGTTGAAGTGCCTTTTGGAAGACCCGATATTGATTATGATTTAAGAGGGCCAGAGGTAGATTTCTTTCACAATCCTTTTCCTTCTTCCATTGTTGGTATACCAGGGCATAGTATTGAAAATGTGTCTATTGAAAATGTAGAGATTACTTATCCGGGAAGAGCTACAAAAGGGATGGCCTATGTGCCGTTAAGCCGATTAGAACAGGTTCCCGAAAAAATAAAAGACTATCCAGAATTTTCAATGTTTGGCGAATTGCCAGCGTGGGCATTTTATGTAAAACACACCAACAATATCACTTTTAAAAATGTAAAATTACAATTAGAAAATCCCGATTTTAGACCCGCTTTTGTCTTTCATAATGTAAAAGGAGCACACTTAAATGCTGTTAATGTACCAAAAGCAACACAAAAACAATTTGTTTTTAAGGAGCACAAAAATGTCGTGTTTAGTGATAACATAAAAGAAAATAGTCTTATTATTAAATAA
- a CDS encoding glycoside hydrolase family 125 protein — translation MSTRRKFLKQGTLTVTSLVIGSASAMQWAVQSKKYVSNRPSLNNRTFVSNEVEKVIKKVKKGIRSEELAWMFENCFPNTLDTTVDFEFINNKPDTFIITGDIDAMWLRDSTAQVWPYLPLVNNDKKLKNLFKGLINRQTKCILLDPYANAFYKDVARETKWKDDKPTPKPGVHERKWEIDSLCYAIRLSYGYYKETGDTSIFDEDWDKAMRLAVNTLRTEQRKQGETPYYFERVRRNKNVTAPFSGKGRPIKPVGLICSAFRPSDDGTMYPFLIPSNLFAVESLAQLSEIYNNVLKNYSFSNECKSFSEEVLQAVNTYAISEHLNYGKVYAYEVDGFGNQVFIDDPNIPSLIAMKYLMNERYYDLEVYKNTRAYLLSDDNPYYFKGKAGEGQGGPHAGLDTIWPMGIILRAMTSDSDDEIVWCIKQLMNTHDGTGFIHETFHKDDASKFSRSWFAWANTLFGELILKLYNEKPELLKTI, via the coding sequence ATGAGTACTAGACGTAAATTTTTAAAACAAGGCACATTAACAGTTACTAGTTTGGTTATAGGTTCGGCTTCAGCTATGCAATGGGCGGTTCAAAGTAAAAAGTACGTGTCAAACAGACCAAGTTTAAACAACCGAACTTTTGTAAGTAATGAAGTTGAGAAGGTTATAAAAAAAGTAAAAAAAGGAATACGTAGCGAAGAGTTAGCGTGGATGTTCGAAAATTGCTTTCCAAATACTTTGGATACTACCGTAGATTTCGAGTTTATAAATAATAAACCAGATACCTTTATTATTACGGGCGATATTGATGCCATGTGGTTGCGCGATTCTACAGCTCAAGTATGGCCTTACTTACCTTTGGTTAACAATGATAAAAAACTAAAAAACCTTTTCAAAGGTTTAATCAACAGGCAAACCAAATGCATTTTGCTAGACCCTTATGCCAATGCATTTTATAAAGATGTTGCGAGAGAGACCAAATGGAAAGATGATAAGCCAACACCCAAGCCAGGAGTTCATGAGCGTAAGTGGGAGATAGACTCTTTGTGCTACGCTATTCGTTTATCTTACGGATATTATAAAGAAACTGGAGATACCTCAATTTTTGATGAAGATTGGGACAAAGCCATGAGATTAGCTGTAAATACCTTAAGAACAGAGCAGCGAAAACAAGGAGAAACGCCTTATTATTTTGAGCGTGTTAGACGAAATAAAAATGTTACAGCACCATTTAGCGGAAAAGGCAGGCCAATAAAACCAGTAGGGTTAATATGTTCTGCTTTTAGACCTTCAGATGATGGCACCATGTATCCATTTTTGATTCCGTCTAATTTATTTGCCGTAGAATCATTAGCGCAATTAAGTGAAATTTATAACAATGTTTTAAAAAATTATTCATTTTCAAATGAATGTAAATCATTTTCAGAAGAAGTATTACAGGCTGTAAATACGTATGCCATTTCAGAACATTTAAATTACGGAAAAGTGTATGCTTATGAAGTAGATGGCTTTGGAAATCAAGTATTTATTGATGATCCAAACATTCCTTCATTAATAGCAATGAAATATTTAATGAACGAGCGGTATTACGATTTAGAGGTATATAAAAATACAAGGGCTTATCTCTTAAGTGATGATAACCCTTACTACTTTAAAGGAAAAGCAGGAGAAGGGCAAGGTGGTCCACATGCAGGATTAGATACCATATGGCCCATGGGTATTATTTTAAGGGCGATGACTAGCGATAGCGATGACGAAATTGTTTGGTGTATTAAGCAACTGATGAATACCCATGATGGTACAGGCTTTATACACGAAACGTTTCATAAAGATGACGCTTCTAAATTTTCTAGATCATGGTTTGCTTGGGCAAATACACTATTTGGCGAGTTAATTTTAAAATTATATAACGAGAAGCCAGAACTCTTAAAAACCATTTAA
- a CDS encoding GH92 family glycosyl hydrolase, protein MKNYIVAVTTVLLMFFSCEKNKKETSVIKENKLVDYTSLVYPTLDTENSRWFFFSSASRPFGMVNLSPDNEIDGAWGSGYRYKTDTIKGFSHIHGWQISGVSVMPVTLSDANTDSVFKDFYSKFSHDNEVVTPGYHSLELERYHIKTELTSTTRVGFHKYTFPENTKNAVLFNLNTVLGPSDNAQGKLRQINKKEFVGSVVATPTHRRPKALKIFFKIELNASVNTLQKDEETGNYLMHFNNLKEPLLMKVAISYTSEENAQLNLKTELPHWDFETVVQDSKDHWNSLLSRIKVEGNTEKQHRRFYTDLWHALQGRRIISDVNGAYPDNTGAEFKIGQLPLDASGKPKFNHYNSDALWGAQWTLNTLWGLAYPDIYEEFAMSFLQYYKDGGLVPRGPSGGNYTYVMTGAPATPFFVSAIQKGILKENLEDIYDALKKNHLEGGIMEKAGYEHKTNIGGGLDFYMEKGFVPHPNPKGKFGGHQDGAGLTLEYAYQDWTLAQLALKLNKTEDYNYFMKRSKNYATLLNEEGWMQPKNIKGQWQKEYSPYNYEEGFIESNGAQSTWFVPHDYEGLAELMGGKKEAVEKLNTQFKEAEQLNFTSGTSHASELHPEYRKIPINYGNQPSIQTAFIFNKLGRPDLTQYWSRKVTSKVFGGLSPSTGYNGDEDQGLMGSLAVLMKIGLFQVNGGTEGNPEYQIGSPIFDKVTIQLHSDYYTGETLQIKMTNNRASNSGVNKAIFNNKEIEMFTISHKELVNGGVLELFMEK, encoded by the coding sequence ATGAAAAATTATATAGTCGCAGTAACCACGGTGTTATTAATGTTTTTTTCTTGTGAAAAGAACAAGAAAGAAACATCTGTTATTAAAGAAAATAAACTCGTAGATTATACTAGTTTAGTGTATCCTACTTTAGATACTGAAAATTCAAGGTGGTTCTTTTTTTCATCAGCAAGCCGTCCTTTTGGTATGGTAAATCTAAGTCCAGATAATGAAATAGATGGCGCTTGGGGCAGTGGTTACCGTTATAAAACCGATACTATAAAAGGCTTTAGCCATATACATGGATGGCAAATATCGGGGGTGTCGGTTATGCCTGTAACGCTTTCTGATGCGAATACCGATAGTGTTTTTAAAGACTTTTATTCAAAATTCAGTCATGATAACGAAGTCGTAACTCCTGGTTATCATAGTTTAGAACTAGAACGTTACCATATCAAAACAGAATTAACAAGTACTACACGCGTAGGTTTTCACAAATATACATTTCCAGAAAACACCAAAAATGCGGTTCTTTTTAATTTAAATACTGTGCTCGGTCCATCAGATAATGCCCAAGGAAAACTGCGCCAAATTAATAAGAAAGAATTTGTAGGTTCGGTAGTGGCAACACCAACCCACAGAAGACCAAAAGCACTAAAGATATTTTTTAAAATAGAACTCAATGCATCTGTAAATACTTTACAAAAAGATGAAGAAACGGGGAACTATTTAATGCATTTTAACAATTTAAAAGAGCCTTTGCTAATGAAAGTGGCTATTTCATATACTTCAGAAGAGAATGCTCAGTTAAATTTAAAAACAGAACTACCTCATTGGGATTTTGAAACCGTTGTTCAAGATTCTAAAGACCATTGGAATTCGTTATTAAGTAGAATAAAGGTTGAAGGCAATACCGAAAAACAACACAGACGTTTTTATACAGATTTATGGCATGCGCTTCAAGGCAGACGTATTATTAGTGATGTCAATGGTGCATATCCAGATAATACAGGTGCTGAATTTAAGATTGGGCAATTGCCATTGGATGCTTCAGGAAAACCAAAATTTAATCATTATAATTCTGATGCACTTTGGGGAGCGCAATGGACATTAAATACCCTTTGGGGATTAGCATACCCCGATATTTATGAGGAGTTTGCCATGTCTTTTCTTCAATATTATAAAGACGGCGGCTTGGTTCCCAGAGGACCATCAGGTGGAAATTACACCTACGTTATGACAGGCGCACCAGCCACACCGTTTTTTGTTAGCGCGATTCAAAAAGGTATTTTGAAGGAAAATCTAGAAGATATTTATGATGCTTTGAAGAAAAATCATTTAGAAGGTGGTATCATGGAAAAAGCGGGTTACGAGCATAAAACCAATATAGGTGGCGGACTCGACTTTTACATGGAAAAAGGCTTTGTGCCACATCCTAACCCGAAAGGAAAGTTTGGCGGGCATCAAGATGGTGCAGGTTTAACTTTAGAATATGCCTATCAAGACTGGACACTAGCTCAATTAGCCTTAAAACTAAATAAGACTGAAGACTATAACTACTTCATGAAGCGCTCTAAAAATTATGCGACGCTTTTAAATGAAGAAGGCTGGATGCAACCCAAAAACATAAAAGGGCAGTGGCAAAAAGAGTATAGCCCATATAATTATGAAGAAGGTTTTATAGAATCAAACGGTGCACAATCTACGTGGTTTGTGCCACACGATTATGAAGGACTTGCTGAACTTATGGGAGGCAAAAAAGAGGCTGTTGAAAAATTAAATACTCAATTTAAAGAAGCAGAGCAATTAAACTTTACATCTGGGACATCTCATGCTTCAGAATTACATCCAGAATATCGTAAAATCCCCATAAATTATGGTAACCAACCATCTATTCAAACAGCCTTTATTTTCAATAAATTAGGTCGACCAGATTTAACCCAATATTGGTCAAGAAAAGTTACTTCTAAAGTTTTTGGCGGTTTATCTCCTTCAACAGGATATAATGGCGATGAAGACCAAGGACTAATGGGAAGCCTTGCTGTATTAATGAAAATTGGGCTGTTTCAAGTAAATGGTGGTACAGAGGGAAATCCAGAGTATCAAATTGGTAGCCCTATTTTTGATAAAGTAACTATTCAACTACACTCAGACTATTATACGGGTGAAACTTTGCAAATTAAAATGACAAATAATAGGGCTTCTAATTCAGGAGTTAATAAAGCGATATTTAATAACAAGGAAATTGAAATGTTTACAATATCTCATAAAGAGTTAGTAAATGGTGGTGTTTTAGAGCTATTTATGGAAAAATAA
- a CDS encoding glycosyl hydrolase 115 family protein: MKYTYLTALFLIFCISSWSQQTIKFPIVENGTMASITIDEKDAKVVALASKFLSNDVKQVSGKNMVINKKKAKYQIIAGTLGKSKYINQIVSKNNMDVSQIKNKWETYSIQVIKKPSQNVEKALVIIGSDRRGTAYGLLEISRMIGVSPWEWWADVTPTKQENIVLHIENKIYGEPSVKYRGIFLNDEDWGLQRWSALNYEPETGDIGSKTYAKVFELLLRLRANTIWPAMHKCTKAFYHYPQNKIVADDYAIVIGTSHAEPMLCNINAEWNHDIMGDYRYDTNSESIKTLFKKRAKETANFEGIYTLGMRGEHDSPMIVGEDDTQSQVKLLEQVITDQRKILKTNSKKGVIKPQAFVPYKEVLHYYQSGLNLPEDVSLVWTDDNYGYMRQLSNAKEQKRSGGAGVYYHTSYWGRPHDYLWLNSTNPVLMWEEMTKAYEFGSQNIWILNCGDIKPHEYNIELFLDMAWHIDAFKNNDAVKKHHINWSAREFGNSNAEAITNLMFDYNQLAFQRRPEFMAWSQVEPVTKSGKTELTQYHYCDEVFKRIEAHENLIDQVKQLKQTIPSYRADAFYQLVYYPIVGASNLNLKWLYSYKNEFVASQGRESAKDFASKSLEAYKTIKKETDYFNNTLQNGKWKHIMSMSPRHLPVFAEPTASIPLTEKHNTLGIAIEGYQMEVNNEIINSYADVFPVFNAYTKNKYYMDVFLKGQGELEWELQPKADWIILSKTSGKLDKNQLEERIWVTIDWDKVPQGENKKEAPLGHDYQLIPPSYKVNSAIDVITKNKTTTLGVSVFNPKFKNLEDYKGFVEDKGFVSINAENYTRKTKGKEAEWTTFSGLGYTGNVSVALPRSATSETRVEAIKQNSPVLEYDFYTFNFGEVDVFLQAVPTHAFNNNSGVRCAVAIDNAEPVIVDFQTFGRSETWKQNVLKNASVKSVKQIVNTSGKHKLKIWMVDPGVMLDQILIDLGGWKTSYAFPPETKM, translated from the coding sequence ATGAAATATACATATTTGACTGCGCTGTTTTTGATTTTTTGTATAAGTTCTTGGAGTCAGCAAACTATCAAGTTCCCAATAGTTGAAAACGGAACCATGGCATCAATTACCATTGATGAAAAAGATGCTAAAGTTGTTGCTTTAGCTTCTAAATTCTTATCAAACGATGTTAAACAAGTTTCAGGAAAAAATATGGTAATCAATAAAAAAAAAGCGAAATATCAAATTATAGCAGGAACATTAGGAAAAAGCAAATACATTAATCAAATTGTTTCAAAAAACAATATGGATGTTTCTCAAATTAAAAACAAATGGGAAACTTATAGTATTCAAGTTATAAAAAAACCTTCACAAAATGTCGAGAAAGCTTTAGTTATTATTGGTTCAGACCGAAGAGGAACAGCTTATGGATTATTAGAAATTTCTAGAATGATAGGTGTTTCCCCGTGGGAATGGTGGGCCGATGTTACCCCAACAAAGCAGGAAAATATAGTGCTTCATATAGAAAATAAAATTTATGGAGAACCATCAGTAAAATACCGTGGCATCTTTTTAAATGACGAAGATTGGGGATTGCAACGGTGGTCGGCATTAAATTATGAACCAGAAACAGGCGATATTGGTTCAAAAACTTATGCTAAAGTATTTGAACTTTTACTGCGTTTGCGTGCCAATACCATTTGGCCTGCAATGCATAAATGTACCAAAGCATTTTACCATTATCCGCAGAATAAAATAGTGGCAGACGATTATGCCATAGTTATCGGTACATCACATGCAGAGCCTATGTTATGTAACATTAATGCAGAATGGAATCATGATATTATGGGCGATTATAGATATGATACCAATTCAGAATCTATAAAAACGTTATTCAAAAAGCGTGCTAAAGAAACTGCAAATTTTGAAGGTATTTATACCCTTGGTATGCGTGGAGAACACGATTCTCCTATGATTGTTGGGGAAGATGATACCCAATCGCAAGTAAAACTATTAGAACAGGTTATAACAGATCAACGCAAGATTCTAAAAACAAATTCTAAAAAAGGTGTTATAAAACCTCAGGCTTTTGTGCCGTACAAAGAGGTGTTGCATTACTACCAAAGTGGATTGAATTTACCAGAAGATGTTAGTTTGGTTTGGACCGACGATAACTACGGTTACATGCGCCAGTTAAGTAATGCCAAAGAGCAAAAACGTAGTGGTGGTGCTGGTGTTTATTACCATACATCGTATTGGGGAAGACCTCATGACTATTTATGGTTGAACTCTACAAACCCCGTTTTAATGTGGGAAGAAATGACTAAAGCATATGAGTTTGGTTCGCAAAATATCTGGATTTTAAATTGTGGTGATATCAAACCTCATGAGTACAATATAGAATTGTTTTTGGATATGGCTTGGCATATTGATGCTTTTAAAAATAACGATGCTGTTAAAAAACATCATATAAATTGGAGCGCAAGAGAATTTGGGAATAGTAATGCAGAAGCTATTACTAATTTAATGTTTGATTATAACCAATTAGCATTTCAGCGCCGACCAGAATTTATGGCTTGGAGTCAAGTAGAACCCGTTACTAAATCGGGTAAAACCGAGTTAACTCAGTATCATTATTGTGATGAGGTTTTTAAGAGAATTGAAGCGCACGAAAACCTGATAGACCAAGTAAAACAGTTAAAGCAAACTATTCCCAGTTACAGAGCAGATGCATTTTATCAGCTAGTTTATTACCCAATTGTTGGCGCATCAAACTTAAATTTAAAATGGCTTTACAGTTATAAAAATGAGTTTGTGGCTTCACAAGGACGAGAGAGTGCTAAGGATTTTGCATCGAAATCTTTAGAGGCTTACAAAACTATTAAAAAAGAAACCGACTATTTTAACAACACACTTCAAAACGGTAAATGGAAGCACATCATGAGCATGTCGCCTAGGCACTTACCTGTGTTTGCAGAACCTACAGCGTCCATTCCTTTAACAGAAAAACATAACACTTTGGGTATAGCCATAGAGGGGTATCAAATGGAGGTAAATAATGAGATTATAAACTCTTATGCCGATGTTTTTCCTGTGTTTAATGCTTATACTAAAAATAAGTACTATATGGATGTGTTCTTAAAGGGACAAGGCGAATTGGAGTGGGAATTACAACCTAAAGCCGATTGGATTATACTTTCTAAAACCTCCGGGAAATTAGATAAAAACCAATTAGAAGAGCGTATTTGGGTTACTATAGATTGGGATAAAGTACCACAAGGCGAAAATAAAAAGGAAGCTCCGTTAGGGCATGATTACCAGCTAATACCACCAAGCTACAAAGTGAATTCGGCCATAGATGTAATAACAAAAAACAAAACTACAACGCTTGGTGTTTCAGTCTTCAACCCAAAATTTAAGAATTTAGAAGATTATAAAGGTTTTGTTGAAGACAAAGGTTTTGTATCAATAAACGCTGAAAATTATACTAGAAAAACTAAAGGAAAAGAAGCTGAATGGACTACCTTTAGTGGTTTAGGCTATACAGGAAATGTTAGCGTAGCTCTTCCGCGAAGCGCAACTTCTGAAACTCGTGTTGAGGCTATAAAACAAAATAGCCCTGTTTTGGAGTATGATTTTTATACCTTTAATTTTGGGGAGGTAGATGTGTTTTTGCAGGCTGTTCCTACACATGCTTTTAATAATAATTCAGGTGTGCGTTGTGCAGTGGCTATAGACAATGCAGAACCTGTAATAGTCGATTTTCAAACCTTTGGCAGAAGTGAAACTTGGAAACAAAATGTGTTAAAAAATGCATCGGTTAAATCCGTTAAGCAAATAGTAAACACGTCAGGAAAGCACAAATTAAAGATCTGGATGGTAGATCCTGGAGTAATGTTAGACCAAATTTTAATAGATTTAGGAGGTTGGAAAACTTCGTATGCATTTCCACCAGAAACCAAAATGTAA